GGGACAATGGGAGGCTGAGTTAAATACTCTGGTGCATTCTTCTTCCCATCACTCTGAGCCTCTACAGGACATCTCCAACCTCAGCAGAGAAAGGTAAGACTGGGCTCCTCTCTGAATGTGATATTGTGTAGACAATGCTTAGAGCTTTTCTGTATTTCCTGAATTTGAGGTTTTCAGGTCTGATAATTGCGGAACATTATTCATTGTAATATTTGTTATTATCGGTGTATTTCcgtatgtatttttttaaactattgaACTATTTTGAAAACATCTCACATACTTTTGGATTCTATTTACAGATGCTCAAAATTAAACTGTAAATCAGTAGCAAATCTAAATAAACATTTTAGGATAGGGCTATTAGAAAAATCTGGACTCAATTGATGTTTTCCgtcttttatttgtatttatttttacaattcGTTAGTTTAGAAAATGTATTTATCAATTTCGGTTTCCAACTTATTTGAGTTTTCTAATGTCTCTTTTGTTTTATTCAATTGTCTTTTATTTTGGGAAATAATATTTTCTGAGATTGTTTTACAGGTTTTTCTATGTTTTACCAATTATTTCTATAAAGTATTCCACACTGGTTTCCATTGACTAATCATTTACACTGGATTCCCATCTAAACTGGACACTGCAACATTCCTTTATGGAATTAGGAATTCTAAAAAAGAACTTcccaaatccagacctcctggTCTATTTGTGGAGCATTATCCAGTGAAAATAAGCAGGAGAAAGCCAGGATTGTTATCTGTCTGGAATAGTTACCATGCCAGGGCTGATGCACGTCTCTCCCCTTGTCTGCAATCACTTTCTTTTGGGGGGGAGTGCCACTGTCAGCAGAGAGAGGCGGCAGGGGGATGGGTCGCAGGCCCCAGGCTCCAAGCCAGAGGGTCAGATGTAGAAGTGGGGACTGGTGATGTAGACCACTTGGAGCCCTGAGCGACCACTTAACCTGCTGATAATGTACTGTAGTAGTTGGAGAAAAACAACCCATGGCTAGATAGTAAACAACTATGACCAAATGGAAACATGCTCTATAGTTCATTTAGCAAAATAAGGaatgaataacaacaaaaaaagctATTATTTAGGTGTTTTTCAGTCATATTACATGAGTATGATAGTTACTTTTCATAAAGTTGACAAAACACTGTAGAATAAGGCAATTACTTTGTGTTGCATGTCAGTACATTGAAAGCTATGATGATATATCAAGGGAAGTGAAATGGGAGACATAAGTACCATAGGCTTACAGGTGCAAATGGTTTCTCTTGTCAAGTTCCTCTAGAAACATAGGTCTTATTTTTGTCTTCTAGGGGAATCTACATGGCCAAGATGCCAGAGCAAGTGTAAGTGTATTCTTTTCCAGTGAACCCCttcatgaaatcaaatcaaatcaaatttatttatatagcccttcgtacatcagctgatatctcaaagtgctgtacagaaacccagcctaaaaccccaaacagcaagcaatgcaggtgtagaagcacggtggctaggaaaaactccctagaaatgccaaaacctaggaaggttaggcagcaagtcagcacctcaggtggactggggacagcaagggctCAGcaagtcctccgagagagaaaaagaaagagagaaagagagagagagaattagagagagcatacttaaattcacacaggacaccagataagacaggagaagtactccagatataacaaactgaccctagccccctgacacataaactactgcagcataaatactggagactgagacaggaggggtcaggagacactgtggccccatccgatgatggGCCAAACAGAGATGGGATGGGTCAGACAGCACATGCCAGTTATCTTTAGAAACACTAACAATGACTGCCTGATAAATTCTGTGTGCCACATTAGGAAGTATTTCAAATACTTGATCTCTTATGCTAAATTATGTTTACACTAAAATGTGTTTTTTCTTTACAGACAAGAGGTGAGATTTCTCTAATTCTATTGCATAAATGCCAATGAACACGGATTAAGTGAGACATTAATTCTACTGTCAATCTATGACTAACTTAATCAAATTGATTCATCTTTTTGAAGCGAAAGTCGAAGATCTCGGCCTCCCGTAAGCTCATGCTAAAGGTGAGTCTATAGCCACACTATGACCACAGCAATAACACTTGACTGTTTGGCAACTACCTCAGTCATATGAGGCCATACGTTTGAAATATTTAAATGTGTTTTCAGAGCTTAATGGTGGCCAAGGCGAAGGAGGAGATTGAGCAGGAGATTGtggataaagaggaggagaaggagaggtatcTGGCAGAGAGAGCACCCACCTTACAGACTGGTGGCATGTCCTTTGCTGAGCTCCAGGTACTCCCATCCATACACACATTCAGTAAACCTATTGACTACATTGACCTGGGTACTAATTCATTGCAAAATTCAAATTTCCCCAACAGGAGTTATGTCGGGAGTTACATGCCAAGGTTGACGTGGTGGATGAGGAGCGATATGACATTGAAGCCAAAGTCATGCACAACACCAGAGAGGTACAGTGCCTACTGTACCTCTCTGCCGCTTGAAACATACCTTCTAAATGTGGTTCATACTGTATATCCACGACATGGTCGACTCCAAGGGCTAACTTTAAAGACGGTGTAATCTGAGATATCTTTTGTGTAGCCCATAGAGAAAGAAGCCATTTTAGTTGTATCTCTAGGATGGGGTCTACCTTTTCTTTCCACCTGTCATGTAGATCAAGGACCTGAACATCAAAGTTTTGGATCTGAGGGGGAAGTTCAAGCGGCCCAGCCTGAGGAGGGTAAGGGTCTCTGCTGACGCCATCTTGCGCTCCCTCCTGGGCTCCAAACACAAGGTCTCCATGGACCTTCGGGCAAACCTCAAGTCAGTCAAGAAAGAGGACACAGAGAAGGTAAGTAGAGTTTTTCCTGGTAGATTTAATGTGTCCTCATAAGATCAAAGGCAGCAGGTAATAAATAGTGTGATGCAACGATGAGTTTTGCTAAGTTTGTATAATATACTGCCTGGAGCTTTATTTAAATTGTCAATATTTCCCCCAACCGGTGGTAATCTATACATCAATGACAGGAGCTAACAGTTTGTTCTTGTAACTTGAAGCTGACCAGGCTGATAAGCTGACACACTGACATCCTACTGACATGGTAGTGACTGCCATTGTGTGTACACTCTGCAGGAGAAGACAGTGGAGGTGAGTGACTGGAGGAAGAACGTGGAGGCCATGTCTGGCATGGAGGGAAGGAAGAAGATGTTTGACGCAGCCAAAGGCACCCCTCagtagacagagaggagaatacTCTAAATGTTTCCTTCATTTCTATTCATCCTGAACATTCAAAATGTGTTAATGGTTTAAAGTCTCGTTTCAGTGGCACTACAATGCTTGTGTTTATTGTTTAACAAGGCTTACACAGTACGAGCTGTATGCTGCTACAATCACAATGTTCTGCCTCATCCTCACTGTTAATATTGACCTGAGAAGAAATTTTAGAGTAAATGATAGTTCATGCAATTCCACTCATTTTGACATGAGGCAGATAAATAATTTTGCAGATTTAAAGCTTATTTGCTTGCCTGACACCTGAATTTAATTATCAATCGCGTCATACATTGTCTGAGACTAGACGTCGATTGGGCTGATGCCAAAATGAGGGGCGTTGTAGAAAACAAATTCATCGGCGATTGGATCAGCTCCAACCAATCTGAGTATCAACGTTGACAAGGTCATCATGCAGGGCAGTTTTGGCCCGACactttctgggaccaatcagaaagGTCAGAATGTGGTCGCATTCTACAAGACGTCAGGGAGGAAAGCAAATCTAGACTGATCGTGAAGAAGAAACGCTAGTGGGTGTGACGTTTGGCCAGAGGGATGTGGATGGGTAGTCAGGCTACTACTgtgctgcaattctacacattttgccatggggtggagacaACTTTTTGGTGAATGTGAGATAGTGAGAGCGACTGACAAAatcataaactggttaccaatgtaattagagcagtaaaaataaaagtTTTGTCATAtctgtggtatatggtctgatataccacggctgtcagccaatcagaattcagggctcaaaccacccagtttataatggccaacgggtg
This genomic window from Oncorhynchus nerka isolate Pitt River linkage group LG2, Oner_Uvic_2.0, whole genome shotgun sequence contains:
- the LOC115135751 gene encoding troponin I, slow skeletal muscle-like, which encodes MLKSLMVAKAKEEIEQEIVDKEEEKERYLAERAPTLQTGGMSFAELQELCRELHAKVDVVDEERYDIEAKVMHNTREIKDLNIKVLDLRGKFKRPSLRRVRVSADAILRSLLGSKHKVSMDLRANLKSVKKEDTEKEKTVEVSDWRKNVEAMSGMEGRKKMFDAAKGTPQ